In the Rhododendron vialii isolate Sample 1 chromosome 2a, ASM3025357v1 genome, TACTTTACACGTACTTCTTTGTGGTCTTCTTTGCTAGCTTCTTTACTAATAGCATTTCTGGCCTtttaacccccccccccccccccaacacacacacacacaccttttTCTATAACTCAGGTGGCTGGATCAGTTTATGCACACCTCAATTAATCATGAGGTCCATTTCCACTATTTATTTGTAGGAGAAGCCCAATTAAATCATGCATCACCATCTAATAAGCCATGGTTTCCGATTAAAATGGGCAATGATATATAGCATTTTTATCTGACTTTTGCTTATGAAGCTATCCACTACCAAGATGTCAGAGGGAGTTGTTTACATGGTGCCATCCACAAATGAGAAATCACAAAAAAACGTAGTATGTGAGTCACCACTTGTCTCTCACTCACGTAATAAAAATGCGTCACATTCTATTCGTTAGATTTGTTGCTACGTACAACACCACATGATCCTCTAGAAATTTTGCATACAACCCAATCGGTCCTCCACATAAGAcctcaaagtttttttttccctcttacaAGCTTATTAGGAGGGAATTACTATCATTTTCCCCTAATTTAATGGGCACatgcattttgaattttggagtcCAGTTTTTTAGCAAAACTTTTGGAGCTCAAGGCAAAATCATGTTGCTCTCCTACGGTAAGATATGGTAGTGGTAGCAATAATCTATCATTGGCGGAGTTTTCGTACTCCCATTTGTTCTCATGATCGATGTAGCACACAAACCACCATCGAATCATCAACAATCATATAGTCATGGGCCAATGATCAGTGTTGTCGAACAACCACAACGTTAGATGTCACCAGAATTTTTGTTTCATAGTTTCCCTACATGCATATTCTTGACTACGCCTCTGTTTCTAAATGCCCTCTTTTGTTAGATTTGAAACTTTTAATGACGGAAATGGATGCCAAATTGTATAATAACGCCAATTCTTATAGCAGTTTCAAACAAATAGTAAGCAATTATGGACTCTCTCTCGTTTTTCGATAGTCAGGGATGTCCGGACCAGCTTACGCTCTCTCAACTAATTCCCTTCCCTATTCAGTCAAATGCAAGCCATTGACACTAGTACTATTAGATTCATAAGAAATTTCTTTCTTGTTACAGACTCATCTTTTTGGGCTGATTTGCCAAACAAACTTTACGCTTTCTTTGTCATCAGGGTCCAATTGGAAATGGGTCTGATAGCTTGGAAACGAACTGAGCCAGAGCCCATATGGAGTCCAATTTATCAGCACTCtgaaacaatacaaaaaaaaaagcccaacGAAAGCCCAGTAGCCCATCTGAAACAATAGAAAAAAGCCCAACGAAACAATTACTGTGGACTCCAGGCACGGCCCAACGGACCATTATACACCTAGGGTTTCTCTTCCACTCCCATTTCTTCATTCCGCAGTCCCCAGTTGAGAAACCCTACGACGGCAAGCAGAAGActaatctagagagagagagagagagagagagaggcaaaatCATGGAGGCTGCTGCAGCACCGAGGTCTCTGTCGACGAAGGAAGCCGACATTCAGATGATGTTGGCTGCCGAAGTCCATCTCGGGACAAAGAGTGTCGATTTTCAGATGCAACGATACGTATTCAAGCGGAGGAACGATGGTTAACTATCCTAGCCTCTTTCTTCCTTATATCACTATCATTTTCTTCACTTTAACACATGCATATGTATATGTCTATATAATCGTGTTACCTATTGTGTTCgattctgttttttgttttttttcatttgagatCTGAGACAGTGCTAATAGTTAAACTCTGTTTGGTAAAGTTGTCAATTTTTGTTTCTGTCTATCAGTTTGTAAAGCTTGTTTCTGTTTACGCTAGTAAAACACACATAGGGAATATGTAGGCTGTAGCTACAGAGATTTGATGCGTGAACAAAGCCATGGTAAGTAGTGGGTAGTGTTCATCCGTGTTTGGAGGCGCTGAAACCTGTTTCCGAAATAAGTGAAACCGGAGTTTTTGGGGTTTCCGAAATTTTGGAAATGTCGTAAACGTTAACAACTTTGAAGAAACAACAACAGCACATCAGACATGTTTTATTCGAAAATTTCcagaaaccaaaacaaataactATAAACAGATTTAAGGTGAGACTGCAGTACCTAAGTCATGGGATAATGGCTGCAgggttgcctatcaaaaaaaaaaaaaacaggctaAAGGGTTCTTGGTATTTCCAAGTGCAAACGATACTCCTACATAAGTGAAGGCTAGTTTTGCATGCTTCACATAAGCGAAAAATAAAGCTCCTAAATCCAAGGGCACAAATCAAGGGTGCGACGATTTATGTGGGGAGAACCCATCAACCCTCTTTTCTTTGGTGTATAATTTCATGTACTGTTGATTTATGCATGTATCCTGAATTTGGTATTCATCATTTTTGGAGATATTTGACATCGGCATCCTTATTTTCATGTACTATGGATTTTAAGGTTCTCTTATTTGAAACAGTAGAACAATGCATCCTTATGTGCACTATATGGGTTTTCTTATTTGATAGCAAattgctttcttcttttgtttggaAGTTCAAGACCGTATTGACTTGCAATTAGTAATTGGGACCAACTTGCTTCTGGTACTTCAAGTTAAAAGTTATGCATAAAATAGTCTCCGTCATTCTCCTAGTATATATGTAAGCcgaatttttttcatcttgCTAACGATATTAAGCAATGTCATTTATATTTTTGTCAGGCATTTACATCATCAACCTCGGCAAAACATGGGAGAAGCTCTTAATGGCTGCCAGGGTTATTGTTGCAATTGAGAACCCTCAGGACATCATCGTTCAGTCTGCTAGACCCTATGGGCAGAGAGCGGTCCTGAAGTTTGCGCAGTACACTGGTGCTCATGCTATAGCTGGTCGTCACACTCCCGGAACCTTCACCAACCAGCTTCAGACCTCATTTAGCGAGCCTCGTCTTTTGATCCTCACTGATCCAAGAACTGACCATCAGGTCAACAAATTTTTACAACTTCCATGGTATTGAATGTTGAGTGGATTATTGTTTTGGCACGAAGTTCCACTTAGCTACAGTCCCAACTATGGGTGATGGGTATAATTATAAAGGCTCCAGTAGATTACCGAATACTTTCCACATTGTGGTCGTCTTATGttctgttttttctgttttaacTTGGTAACCCAAACTGTTTGCAGCCTATTAAAGAGGCAGCCCTGGGGAACATTCCAACCATTGCTTTCTGTGACACTGATTCACCAATGCGGTATGTTGACATTGGCATTCCTGCCAATAACAAGGGTAAGCACAGCATTGGCTGTCTGTTCTGGTTGCTGGCAAGGATGGTTCTTCAGATGCGCAATTCAATTCCTCAAGGGCATAAATGGGATGTGATGGTAAATATCTTGTTCAATTATTTGCATTTCTCTTCCAAGTGGTGTGGAATTTCTCAATCTtaatgttttagtttttttgcaaGTATTTTTCCTAGTTGTAAATTTACCTCATACCTGCTTTCCTCTTCTCAGGTGGACTTGTTTTTCTACCGCGAGCCTGAGGAATCAAAGGAGCAACAGGAAGAGGAAGCTCCTGTCCAAGATTATGCAGATTATGGTGCTCCAGCACTTGGTGCATTGACCGCTGATACCTGGGGTGATGCCCAGTGGCAGGGTGATACAGGTGCACCTGCCATTGCTGTTACTCCTGGTTGGACTCAAGAACCAGGTGGGCATTGTCTTTCTGCCTTTGAATTATTGAATATTTTAAACTGGATATCCGTCTAGTTTTCATTGGTATATGTTCGTGTAGCATGGTTAGCTGATAGCCCTTATGAGCTTCATTAGTCTGGTCATTTTCCCTTAGCTGACTACTGTTTTGGTTTCGCTTATACGTTCAGTATTTATGATTATGTTTTTGTGTGCGCGTATGTTTTACAAAGATGGCCCTTTGTTTCTAATTTTGGTTGTACTATGCATCTTATAAATTGTGCAGTGCCAGTTGCTGGTGATGGGTGGGATGCTGCAGCTCCACCACCGGTTGGTCCGGTTCCAACCCCAGAAGGAGGAGCAACAGGCTGGGAATGAGGAATCAGCTACGACTTTTGCCCAAGATtgtttttaaaccttttttagGTTTCCATGTGATTTGTTCTTGCAGTtttgatatttcttgtttaAACAACAAACTATTGGTGAAAGCTGCATTTAACGTGCAGTGGGTGTTCCAGTTCTAAAGAATTTTGAGGATGTTAGTTCGAGTAGTTCTGGGCAATGTTGTAGTTTTGCCTGCTGTTGCCTGTGCGACTTGGTTTGAAATTTCATATTTGTTATGTATTGATGTTGGTTGGTTGAAATAAGTAGCGGCTTATAGATCTAAGAACCCTCAGGGTGCTTTTGTTCATGCCGCCAAATCCGGCCTCTGATAACCCTTTCTAATTTGAGGCAAATTCTATACATTCATTGTAGATTTAAGGCCCGGAAGCAATTCATCAGTTGCCAATACATTATTGGTCAAGTTAGATGCAATGCTACATGCACGTCTCTATAACAACTCCGGATACGGTGATGACTGTTTTCAAAGCCGTTAGGTGCACATGGACTTTATACAATAAACTACTTTGAATGGAGCGTGTCTTTTGTTGTATTTTAAAGCTGCGTGGCTGTGACTATGTGTGATTTAAGGCCATAGGCTTCGCATTGACATTAGGTAGAAGAGGGGTCTGGGCCACCAGTGTGGTAGAGAGATGGGATCTAGGGCATCACGTGGCAATACCTATGAGCATTGATTCATTTTTTCCAAGATCTCGGAATACTAAAGTTCCCTCGTGTAAATAGTTTCCAAACAACTTATACCAACTAGAGATATACAAAAAGGCTTATTTCTCCCTGAATTATCATGAAGAAAATTGTAGCTGTAACGGTCAAATTGTAGTTGGCAAGATCACATTACAAAGCAAATTTCATTGAACTTCCGGTGGTTCTCTACGTAAAAGTGATCCAATTCTATTTACCAAAACCtctctctttgattttttttggtcttaCGTCTCTATCGAAGGTTTTAAAATGTTCATTTCAAAAAGTGATGTAAGTTtagatataaaataaataaaaagattatGTCTATCAACGAAATTGCTCAACTTTTTAACATACAAAACACAGTTTAATTAGGGACTAAAAATTTTGAGACGTAGGGGCCATGACTCAACAACATATAACGAAACATCTCCTGGTACTGCAATGGGAGTGGCTTCCTTGAAAGCttttgttaataaatttttagattgTAACAAATTACCTTTATGTGTGATTTGTATGTTATTGATGACACGTCAGAATCTCTTAGATTTTGCTTTGAATTTGGAACAGTGAAAGGGCATAGTATCTTCAGATCCTTCCCCACTCCTCGTCAGGAAATTATTTGGTAGTCAACCAACCCATGTGGTACTCCCCAACAATCAGATGTCGCCATCTCAACTTAATGACAATGAGCTATATGTTTTTGTTGCCTTGAATTAACGGAGCCCCTTTTCAAGTTAAGTGGCGTTAACGTTTTCCCCAACCCCAATAGAAGCGTTGTCATTAGATAGTGGTgatttttgccaaaaatttaGTCTTGGAATTCAACATGGTGTTCATTATTTCGCCATGAATTGTGTtgtattttccattttcaaaattttaaggttAAGCACTACCATTGTATAGCTATATTGTTCTTAAAAATCATTTGACTGAAGAACACTGAACACCCCCGTACAAACTACAAACATGATGGTTTTCGGAGAACAAGAATACCGACAAGTGTAAGTAGAATTACAACTGTGTCCTGTCATCAAACTTCCACCTTTCTAACCTAGCTTGTAAGTTCATTTTCCTTCTCGTACCTCCACCATCTTATGATATACAAAGTGGATAATCAGCTCACAGCAGGATCTTCATTGGATCTGGGTTCACAAATCCATTACGTGTTTTTCCTGTTTCACCACAACCCCAAACAAGACCctattcaaaattttctgttacTCTTTTTTGAAGATCTTTTAATTCCTTAAAGTTGTCTTCGTCCCCATGTTTTGAGCTCCATGAATGCTTTGCTTCATATGTATAGtcatttgggttctgttatgtcTCTTTCTTGGTGGACATAGTCATATATTTGGCAACACTTTCTGCCATCCTTGTGTGTTTGAATACTGTCAAGACATTCTCCCAGAGCAGGGATCACCGGAAAGCAGCAATTTAGTCCCAGGAGTTCCTTAGAACTTTGCAGCCGCACTACAGTAATGCCTAAAATATTACACGAACGCTGAAAGCAAAAAGCACGAGCGAACATTAGTATTCTACGGATCCCCAACATTGACAACTGCATACACGAGTGAACATTAGTATTGCTGTGTATATCTAGTTGGTATAAGTCGACGGGCAACTGCATACACAAGCGAACATTAGTATTCTACGGATCGCCAAAGGGTAGGGAAAAATCTGCCAATCCTCGCTATTTTCATTTGAACACGTGTATGGGGATCGTGTAAAGTAATTCACTCCCAGGCCCAGGAAGTTAATGAGTGTCCTTATGTTGTACGTTTGATTCTTCTTTAGTCCTTATATTGTACATTTGATTTCTCTTTAGAAAGTGGGTTACAGGTGTCCATATTAGATGATAAAACGTAGTGGTAAAATATAGGCAAAAGCCAAAGCGGAAAATTAaagtttttgaataattttgaaaaaggaaTCTTGGGGAAGTTTTGGCAAATGTGGTATATGTTTTGTGTTAGAAAGTGTGGTCAGAGGAATATACTTTTGCAGTGCAACAACTATTGTGAtgactttgttttttggtatcTAGTCTCTATCCTTAGAATTTCAgcaagtttggtttgaaaaagatTATTTAGTGCTCTTAAGTATCACTACATGGTGCCTTAGATCCATCCTCTATTATATCGGTGCCTCAGACCCCTCTTCTTCATGATGTCAATGTGGAGCCATTAAATCACACGTGCAGTGGTAGAAGGTCAAGGGGCAAGGTCACTGACTCTAATTTTAGCCGAATTTGGTTTGGGATAGAGATCGTGTGAGCTGAACACTATCATTTGATGAATCAAACTCAACTTAGACGTGATCCAAAAATACAACTCTTGATTAACTGAAATAGCTTATGTTCAACTGGGTGATAACTCTCATGAATGTATCAAATTTGCCTCAAATTACACAGGGATATTGGAGGCTGGATTTGAAAGCATCAACAAAAGCGCCCTAATAGAACGTGCTTCGCTACTCCTTTCAACCAACATCAATACAATTGAACCATGAAATTTCAAATCATGTCGCATACGCAACAGTAGCAAAACTACTACTTGAAAATGGACGAACAGTGGTTTGGTACTTGATGAGCACCCAAtgttgtagatatttggtgcgactagtctcACTTTATGCTGTTTTATCTTGCGTTTATTTAACTTTTatagcgatattgcacgtaaagttggtttttgtgtatttcaggtaattcgtataaataagacACGTTTGaatgccaaggaatgctccggatgcttccaagtacccgaagaccctgtcgccctcttaaaatctgtctaagtataaaaaaatgactttctggaaaagtatcgattttcgagattaaaaatgacggtaattgatccttgaatttttctaagagcaactaCAAAATTgtaaggttttatttgaagagcgaggtcatgttttgagtcattttctcttaagaaaaatgtgcaattttctattttgtactAAAAGTGGGgagttgacattttgatttaattggaatcttAAAATTCTGGTAAtaccattgtttccaaatggatggtactttcttattttcattaaataaattaaagtaaagaaaaagtaaaagaaaggtttaaaatatagtctttacttaagtttagagaatgaaaataagatgctgaggAGCTGTGAAGTTGCTGGGAGCTGTTTGCTGAAGCTGAAGCCAACCTGAAATCTGCAGTTTTGCagattgttatcgataacatgaAGGAAGTATCAATACCATTTGCTCCATCTTGGTCCAGAAGCTGTCCAGGCCTGAGGGTATCGATAACCTTTGGtgtaggtatcgataccagtcTTCTCCGGGGGAATATTTGAgtgatgttatcgatacccttttgataggtatcgataacattggtCTCCTGCATatatttttactactttttagactttccatttatggaatacttgccacttttggcaagtTCAGGGATATTTTGTGGAAAGAAAATGCcgagttgtataaatactcttctctctctcccttgtaAAGGGGTAAGTAGCTAACTTAGGTTTTAAGTTCCATTGTTGTCTTGCTccaagctttcttagttaatttccttaagaactcaagtaagtatttggtcTTGTTTAATTTTCcgtttgttaatgttgtagctactctCTAGATCTTtcctaatatcaagtttatttccgtttcctACGGTTAAATCTTGTGTCTCTTTTTAGCTTTATGTCTTGCTCTTTtactatgtgtgagtagtcgattaggTTTGGCATCGGAGTGAATAACGCCTTGTGACTTATGTttatcttgcctttctcaactcaTGGCTTGAGGTTTGGTATGGAAAATGAGAagggttcgccttttatgtaacaaaatttGCCGATGTTAATATctggtgatcatgtgcttgctcacatggttccgaAGCGATGTCTCGGTTCGTGTTTgccaagaaaacaaaagaactcGCTTGTTTTCCATACTACACTTCTAGTCCTTATtggtttcatagctaaatcttccggttgatagcctatgccgtgagATTTAatcgtgttttcgttgagaattgttaaTGGCtaaagttacgggcgttagtgACTCATTTGCCTTGCCACCTTTAATTCTTAATCCAAACTcatttttctagtctttttcataagagtATTTCTCATacttcaaaggaaaactaaaagttggccgccctaaacgccgcaaacccttacatctacaatccgaacaagTTATATTCGAGCTTCatgtggatcgactcggactttcTCGCTATACTAttca is a window encoding:
- the LOC131316702 gene encoding small ribosomal subunit protein uS2-like is translated as MEAAAAPRSLSTKEADIQMMLAAEVHLGTKSVDFQMQRYVFKRRNDGIYIINLGKTWEKLLMAARVIVAIENPQDIIVQSARPYGQRAVLKFAQYTGAHAIAGRHTPGTFTNQLQTSFSEPRLLILTDPRTDHQPIKEAALGNIPTIAFCDTDSPMRYVDIGIPANNKGKHSIGCLFWLLARMVLQMRNSIPQGHKWDVMVDLFFYREPEESKEQQEEEAPVQDYADYGAPALGALTADTWGDAQWQGDTGAPAIAVTPGWTQEPVPVAGDGWDAAAPPPVGPVPTPEGGATGWE